One region of Erwinia tracheiphila genomic DNA includes:
- the recJ gene encoding single-stranded-DNA-specific exonuclease RecJ: MKGKTELRRREAAETCLLSDDLHPLLRRLYHFRGVQQKEELDRGVRNLHGFHTLDGIQRAADILHQAIVNHSCIMIVGDFDADGATSTALTVLALRSMGGRHVSYLVPNRFEDGYGLSPEVVEQAAARGAQLIVTVDNGISSHAGVSLAHEKGIAVVITDHHLPGETLPDADAIVNPNLEGCAFPSRSLAGVGVAFYLMLALRATLRDSGVDALPNLAELLDLVALGTVADVVPLDMNNRILVWQGLNRIRAGKCRVGIRALLEVANRDARQLAANDLGFALGPRLNAAGRLDDMSVGVALLLSEDQAQARMLAAELDSLNQTRKEIEQGMQVDALAFCERLEQSSEALPPGIAMYHPEWHQGVVGILASRLKERFHRPVIAFAPVGGGTLKGSGRSIVGFHMRDALERLDTLHPGLILKFGGHAMAAGLSLDASNFEVFRQHFSDLVGEWLDVASLQGVIWSDGELLPQELTLPMAELLRDAGPWGQAFPEPQFDGKFMLIQQRLVGERHLKVMVEPLGGGPLLDGIAFNVDTTRWPDPSVKQVEMAYKLDINEFRGNRNLQLIIDHLWPL; encoded by the coding sequence GTGAAAGGTAAAACTGAACTCCGGCGCCGTGAGGCGGCGGAAACGTGTTTACTGTCTGACGATCTCCATCCCCTGCTTCGACGCCTTTATCACTTTCGCGGCGTGCAGCAGAAAGAAGAACTGGACCGTGGGGTCAGGAACCTTCACGGATTCCACACCCTTGACGGTATTCAGCGCGCGGCTGACATTCTTCATCAGGCAATCGTTAATCACAGCTGTATTATGATTGTGGGTGATTTCGATGCTGACGGCGCAACCAGCACCGCCCTGACGGTGCTGGCGCTACGCAGTATGGGCGGCCGCCACGTCAGTTACCTGGTACCTAACCGTTTTGAGGATGGCTATGGTCTTAGCCCGGAAGTGGTGGAACAGGCCGCCGCCCGCGGCGCGCAGCTAATTGTTACCGTGGATAACGGTATCTCATCCCATGCGGGCGTCAGTCTGGCGCATGAAAAAGGCATTGCCGTGGTGATAACCGATCATCACCTGCCGGGAGAAACGCTGCCGGATGCAGATGCAATCGTTAATCCCAATCTGGAGGGCTGCGCTTTTCCCTCTCGTTCACTGGCGGGCGTGGGCGTGGCGTTTTATCTGATGCTGGCCCTGCGTGCAACGCTGCGTGACAGCGGTGTAGACGCGCTGCCTAACCTGGCAGAACTTCTTGATCTGGTCGCACTCGGTACGGTTGCAGACGTGGTGCCGCTGGATATGAACAACCGCATTCTGGTCTGGCAGGGGCTTAATCGCATTCGGGCGGGTAAATGTCGCGTGGGGATCAGGGCGCTGCTTGAGGTGGCTAACCGTGATGCTCGCCAGCTGGCTGCTAACGATCTGGGTTTTGCACTCGGGCCGCGACTGAACGCGGCTGGGCGACTTGATGATATGTCCGTTGGCGTGGCGCTGCTACTCAGCGAGGATCAGGCACAGGCACGTATGCTGGCGGCAGAGCTGGATTCGCTGAATCAGACCCGAAAGGAGATTGAGCAGGGGATGCAGGTGGATGCGCTGGCATTCTGCGAACGTCTTGAGCAAAGCAGTGAGGCACTGCCGCCTGGTATCGCCATGTATCACCCGGAGTGGCATCAGGGGGTGGTGGGGATTCTGGCATCGCGACTGAAAGAGCGCTTTCACCGACCGGTTATTGCCTTTGCCCCGGTGGGTGGCGGTACCCTGAAAGGTTCGGGGCGTTCAATTGTTGGTTTTCACATGCGGGATGCGCTGGAACGTCTGGACACGCTGCATCCGGGGCTGATCCTTAAGTTTGGTGGTCATGCTATGGCGGCGGGCTTATCCCTGGATGCATCAAATTTTGAGGTGTTTCGCCAGCATTTTTCAGATCTGGTGGGGGAATGGCTGGATGTGGCATCGTTACAGGGTGTGATCTGGTCGGACGGTGAGCTGCTGCCTCAGGAGTTGACCCTGCCGATGGCAGAATTACTGCGTGACGCAGGCCCGTGGGGACAGGCTTTCCCGGAACCGCAGTTTGACGGTAAGTTCATGCTTATTCAGCAGCGGCTGGTGGGGGAGCGCCATCTGAAGGTGATGGTTGAACCGCTGGGCGGTGGGCCATTGCTTGATGGCATCGCCTTTAATGTCGACACCACGCGCTGGCCTGATCCGAGCGTCAAACAGGTTGAAATGGCCTACAAGCTTGATATTAATGAGTTTCGTGGCAATCGTAATCTTCAGTTAATCATCGATCACCTCTGGCCATTGTGA
- the xerD gene encoding site-specific tyrosine recombinase XerD, whose translation MQDRDLLEQFLDAIWVERNLAENTLASYRLDLRTLLDWLAHHNRNLLLVASAELQAFLAERLEGGYKATSSARLLSAMRRLFQYLYREKLREDDPTATLASPKLPQRLPKDLSEAQIERLLQAPSTEQPLELRDKAMLELLYATGLRVTELVSLTLNNLSLRQGVVRVIGKGNKERLVPLGEEAVYWLEQFIEYGRPWLLNGQTLDVLFPSNRAQQMTRQTFWHRIKHYATLAGIDSEKLSPHVLRHAFATHLLNHGADLRVVQMLLGHSDLSTTQIYTYVATERLRQLHQLHHPRA comes from the coding sequence ATGCAGGACCGCGATCTGCTTGAACAGTTTCTTGACGCCATCTGGGTGGAGCGGAATCTGGCGGAAAATACGCTGGCATCCTATCGACTGGACCTGCGTACGCTGCTGGACTGGCTGGCGCATCACAACAGGAATTTACTGCTGGTGGCGTCGGCTGAATTACAGGCATTTCTGGCTGAAAGGTTGGAGGGCGGTTATAAAGCGACCAGCTCTGCCCGACTGCTGAGTGCCATGCGTCGTTTATTCCAGTATTTGTACCGGGAAAAGCTGCGTGAAGACGATCCAACGGCAACGCTGGCCTCACCCAAACTGCCGCAGCGGTTGCCAAAGGATCTCAGCGAAGCACAAATTGAGCGTCTGTTACAGGCACCCTCGACGGAACAACCGCTTGAATTGCGTGACAAAGCCATGCTGGAATTATTGTATGCTACCGGCCTTCGCGTCACTGAGCTGGTCAGCCTGACTCTCAATAATCTCAGCCTGCGCCAGGGGGTTGTGCGGGTGATTGGCAAGGGCAATAAAGAGCGGCTTGTCCCGCTGGGTGAAGAGGCCGTGTACTGGCTTGAGCAGTTTATTGAGTATGGTCGTCCCTGGTTGCTGAATGGGCAGACGCTTGATGTTTTATTTCCCAGCAATCGGGCACAGCAAATGACGCGTCAAACTTTCTGGCATCGGATCAAACATTACGCCACACTGGCAGGGATTGACAGTGAGAAACTGTCCCCGCACGTACTGCGCCATGCCTTTGCCACGCATTTGCTGAACCATGGTGCGGATCTGCGTGTTGTACAGATGCTGCTGGGACACAGTGACCTGTCTACTACGCAGATTTACACGTACGTCGCGACCGAGCGGCTGCGCCAGCTACATCAACTCCATCATCCTCGCGCCTGA
- the dsbC gene encoding bifunctional protein-disulfide isomerase/oxidoreductase DsbC, producing the protein MKKRHLLLSLLITAVTGFAHADDAAIRHSLTKLGLQQIDIQHSTLPGMKTVLTESGVLYITEDGKQFIQGPLYDVSAGGQPVNVTNTLLQKKVDALRDEMIVYKAPKEEHVITVFTDITCGYCHKLHSQMADYNALGVTVRYLAFPREGMKGQVAKNMKSIWCVADRKKAFDAAMKGETVSPADCSIDLAKQYQLGVLYGIQGTPAILLQNGMVIPGYQGPQEMKQMLDSQKGS; encoded by the coding sequence ATGAAAAAGCGTCACCTTTTACTTTCCTTGCTGATCACCGCCGTAACTGGCTTTGCCCACGCCGATGATGCAGCAATCCGCCACTCGCTGACAAAGCTTGGCCTGCAGCAGATTGATATACAGCACTCCACCTTGCCAGGCATGAAAACCGTGCTGACAGAAAGCGGTGTGTTGTACATCACCGAAGACGGTAAACAATTTATCCAGGGTCCGCTGTACGACGTAAGTGCAGGGGGGCAGCCGGTCAACGTCACTAACACCCTGCTGCAGAAAAAAGTTGATGCGCTTCGCGATGAGATGATCGTTTACAAAGCGCCGAAAGAAGAACATGTCATCACGGTATTTACCGATATCACCTGCGGCTATTGCCACAAGCTGCATTCGCAAATGGCCGATTACAATGCGTTAGGTGTTACCGTGCGCTACCTTGCCTTCCCTCGTGAAGGAATGAAAGGGCAGGTTGCCAAAAATATGAAATCTATCTGGTGCGTGGCGGACCGAAAAAAAGCCTTTGATGCAGCAATGAAGGGTGAAACCGTGTCACCTGCAGACTGCAGCATCGATCTTGCCAAACAATATCAGCTTGGGGTGCTTTACGGAATTCAGGGTACACCTGCCATTCTTCTGCAAAACGGTATGGTAATTCCGGGTTATCAGGGACCGCAGGAAATGAAGCAGATGCTTGACAGTCAGAAAGGTAGCTAA